A genomic region of Methylobacterium durans contains the following coding sequences:
- the lipB gene encoding lipoyl(octanoyl) transferase LipB → MVNDPASRLATAPDAFRPRPGSPPVAWRVSEGLVAYEAAVAEMEARAEAIRSGASPECVWLLEHPALYTAGTSAREGDLVEPGRFPVHRTGRGGQFTYHGPGQRVAYVMLDLARRRTDLRAYVAALEAWIIATLDAFNVRGERREDRVGVWVRRPGKGEGAEDKIAAIGIRVRRWVSFHGISLNVEPDLSHFSGIVPCGIRGHGVTSLVDLGHLVSLPEVDMHLRAAFEPIFGETVLVP, encoded by the coding sequence TTGGTAAACGATCCCGCTTCCCGCCTCGCCACGGCGCCCGACGCCTTCCGGCCGAGGCCCGGCTCGCCGCCCGTCGCGTGGCGGGTGAGCGAAGGGCTCGTCGCCTACGAGGCGGCTGTGGCCGAGATGGAGGCACGGGCGGAGGCGATCCGGAGCGGGGCATCGCCCGAATGCGTCTGGCTCCTGGAGCACCCGGCCCTCTACACGGCGGGCACCTCTGCGCGCGAGGGGGATCTCGTGGAGCCCGGGCGCTTCCCCGTCCATCGCACGGGGCGGGGCGGGCAGTTCACCTATCACGGTCCCGGCCAGCGGGTGGCCTACGTGATGCTCGACCTGGCGCGCCGCCGCACGGATCTGCGCGCCTACGTGGCGGCGCTCGAAGCCTGGATCATCGCGACGCTGGACGCCTTCAACGTGCGCGGCGAGCGCCGGGAGGACCGGGTCGGGGTCTGGGTGCGGCGGCCCGGGAAGGGGGAGGGCGCCGAGGACAAGATCGCGGCGATCGGCATCCGGGTGCGGCGCTGGGTGAGCTTCCATGGCATCAGCCTCAACGTCGAGCCCGACCTCTCGCACTTCTCCGGCATCGTACCCTGCGGAATCCGCGGCCACGGGGTGACGAGCCTCGTCGATCTCGGCCACCTCGTCAGCCTGCCCGAGGTCGACATGCACCTGCGCGCCGCCTTCGAGCCGATCTTCGGCGAGACCGTGCTCGTGCCCTGA
- a CDS encoding DUF4214 domain-containing protein has product MALQENARWIKSRAYFDIADLYYQAAFDRPLEEAGLDYWIDTQQAGLGYSYIAEALVNSAEFGALHAGQDRAEIISSFYQNVLGRTADTDGLKFWTDSDLTPAQLLDSIARSQESLVKNAAALHGFEDAVVNGTLIANAGELFDYTTAPTVVEVPVPLDVPVIVDKPDILATTHGPFHVDFVNAGGNLYLGDGTTPAQGFSTVDDPTSKFLFGVEITPRQTATSVGGYIPVGSTFDGTTLHVTDNVPAGPQAIENGSFQNVANRGAVNSNVVIGLHPDSDFDFREALDAGYQIKLGLDTDKTAADSLLNLTAVYNAANDTLDFVVRGTNRGFVDFKGNGNASGEVASESIQQNFVTSGGVAALTQAAQFDNHLTLIDPNGHVVQELHWALFMGQPGLSPAEQLA; this is encoded by the coding sequence GTGGCGCTTCAGGAGAATGCCCGCTGGATAAAATCCCGCGCGTACTTCGATATTGCCGATCTCTACTATCAGGCTGCTTTCGACAGGCCGCTGGAGGAGGCAGGACTCGATTATTGGATCGACACCCAGCAGGCTGGTCTCGGCTACTCGTATATCGCCGAGGCTCTCGTGAACTCCGCGGAGTTCGGCGCGCTCCATGCCGGCCAGGATCGGGCGGAGATCATCAGCAGCTTCTATCAGAACGTGCTCGGTCGCACCGCCGATACCGATGGCCTCAAGTTCTGGACCGATTCCGATCTCACGCCGGCTCAACTGCTGGACAGCATCGCCCGGTCGCAGGAATCGCTGGTCAAGAATGCTGCGGCCCTCCACGGCTTCGAGGACGCAGTCGTGAATGGCACGCTCATCGCGAACGCTGGCGAATTGTTCGACTACACGACTGCCCCGACCGTCGTCGAAGTGCCTGTGCCGCTCGACGTCCCGGTGATCGTGGACAAGCCCGACATCCTCGCGACCACGCACGGCCCGTTCCACGTTGATTTCGTGAACGCCGGCGGCAACCTGTACCTGGGCGATGGCACCACCCCGGCTCAGGGCTTCTCGACGGTCGACGATCCGACGAGCAAGTTCCTGTTCGGCGTCGAGATCACTCCTCGTCAGACCGCTACATCTGTCGGCGGCTACATTCCGGTCGGCTCGACCTTCGACGGCACGACCCTGCACGTCACTGACAACGTCCCGGCCGGGCCGCAGGCGATTGAGAACGGCTCGTTCCAGAACGTTGCCAACCGCGGCGCGGTCAACAGCAACGTCGTCATCGGCCTGCATCCCGACTCGGACTTCGATTTCAGGGAAGCCCTCGACGCGGGCTACCAGATCAAGCTCGGTCTCGACACCGACAAGACGGCCGCGGATAGCTTGCTCAATTTGACCGCTGTTTACAACGCTGCCAACGATACACTCGACTTCGTGGTGCGGGGCACCAACAGGGGCTTCGTGGACTTCAAGGGCAACGGCAACGCATCGGGCGAAGTCGCCTCGGAGTCGATCCAGCAGAACTTCGTCACGTCGGGCGGCGTCGCAGCACTGACCCAGGCCGCGCAATTCGACAATCATCTGACCCTGATCGATCCGAACGGCCACGTGGTGCAGGAACTCCACTGGGCGCTGTTCATGGGCCAGCCCGGCTTGAGCCCGGCCGAACAGTTGGCCTGA
- a CDS encoding DUF1488 family protein: MPLAHNRFDDPHIDRATSEHIRFSMTDGQRIVAGRVPIAALRARFDGSDADALALYGRCREAVEAAASRKFDRVGAPDAMVDLDTEDLAGDAA, from the coding sequence ATGCCCCTCGCTCACAACCGTTTCGATGATCCCCACATCGACCGGGCGACCTCCGAGCACATCCGCTTCTCAATGACGGACGGGCAGCGGATCGTCGCGGGCCGCGTGCCGATCGCGGCTCTGCGCGCGCGGTTCGACGGGTCGGATGCCGACGCGCTGGCCCTCTACGGCCGCTGCCGGGAGGCGGTCGAGGCGGCCGCGAGCCGCAAGTTCGACCGCGTCGGTGCGCCCGACGCGATGGTCGATCTCGACACGGAGGATCTCGCCGGAGATGCGGCCTGA
- a CDS encoding FliM/FliN family flagellar motor switch protein — protein sequence MAVLEDLKVDLTVVLGRSHMPLHMLLRMGRGAVIELESTETDMVEILANDHPIARGQIVVTGNRISVEVTELIRKAELIRTPGVSIGDGAVPLLETGAEPA from the coding sequence GTGGCAGTTCTCGAAGACCTCAAGGTCGATCTCACGGTCGTGCTCGGGCGCAGCCACATGCCGCTGCACATGCTGCTGCGCATGGGCCGCGGCGCGGTGATCGAGCTCGAATCGACCGAGACCGATATGGTCGAGATCCTCGCCAACGACCACCCGATCGCCCGCGGCCAGATCGTGGTGACGGGCAACCGCATCTCGGTGGAGGTGACGGAGCTGATCCGCAAGGCCGAACTGATCCGCACGCCGGGCGTCAGCATCGGCGACGGGGCGGTGCCGCTCCTCGAGACGGGCGCCGAGCCGGCCTGA
- a CDS encoding cation diffusion facilitator family transporter translates to MERTQKAALTGVGVGALVTALKFAAFWLTGSLALYSDALESIINVVAAGCAFVALRVAAAPPDADHPYGHHKAEYFSAVIEGALIIVAALLILRESYHGVLAPKELDAPALGLAVNGLATLVNAAWAVGLMRRGRAWRSPALVADARHVLADVFTSVGVLVGVALVATTGYLVLDPVVAGLVALNILWSGWGMVRESIDGLMDRAAPPDMVDQIRALISAHGAGALEAHDVRTRHAGQATFIDFHLVVPGEMTVADSHAICDRLESAIEGAIEGAVVVIHVEPGDHAKQRGVPVI, encoded by the coding sequence ATGGAACGCACCCAGAAAGCCGCCCTCACCGGCGTCGGCGTCGGCGCCCTCGTCACGGCCCTCAAGTTCGCAGCCTTCTGGCTGACCGGGAGTCTCGCGCTCTACTCGGACGCGCTGGAGAGCATCATCAACGTGGTGGCCGCGGGCTGCGCCTTCGTGGCGCTCCGCGTCGCCGCGGCACCGCCCGACGCAGACCATCCCTACGGCCACCACAAGGCCGAGTACTTCTCCGCGGTGATCGAGGGAGCGCTCATCATCGTGGCGGCGCTCCTGATCCTGCGCGAATCCTACCACGGCGTCCTGGCGCCGAAGGAACTCGACGCGCCCGCCCTCGGCCTCGCGGTCAACGGCCTCGCCACGCTCGTCAACGCGGCCTGGGCAGTCGGCCTGATGCGGCGGGGCCGGGCGTGGCGCTCGCCCGCCCTCGTGGCGGATGCCCGGCACGTGCTCGCCGACGTGTTCACCTCGGTCGGCGTGCTCGTCGGCGTCGCCCTCGTGGCCACCACGGGCTACCTCGTGCTCGATCCGGTGGTGGCAGGGCTCGTCGCGCTCAACATCCTCTGGTCCGGCTGGGGCATGGTGCGGGAATCGATCGACGGCCTGATGGACCGGGCCGCTCCCCCGGACATGGTCGACCAGATCCGTGCTCTCATCTCGGCCCACGGCGCCGGGGCGCTGGAGGCCCACGACGTGCGCACCCGCCACGCGGGCCAAGCGACCTTCATCGACTTCCACCTCGTGGTGCCGGGCGAGATGACGGTGGCCGATTCCCACGCCATCTGCGACCGCCTGGAGAGCGCGATCGAGGGCGCCATCGAGGGGGCCGTGGTCGTCATCCACGTGGAGCCCGGCGACCATGCCAAGCAGCGCGGCGTGCCCGTGATCTGA